A genomic stretch from Geothermobacter hydrogeniphilus includes:
- a CDS encoding exosortase C-terminal domain/associated protein EpsI, translating to MNNRTFTVAAVVLLLALGGAFLSTTRGSPVVISTNLERLPMVIDGYRAVEDRFPQAVYDELNADKHVYRHYSDAEGHQVTLYIGYYGTAKGGRTGHNPYACLPGAGWAILDSGKESLEQPGVDGGGPQQVRVNYILAGKDGRYETVLHWYQTDRDKVLATGFEQNIQRFLGRVLRNRNDGAFVRITTSCDEAGIAEAKRLTRGFAEKILALLPAYWPEEG from the coding sequence ATGAACAACAGAACGTTTACCGTCGCGGCGGTGGTGCTGCTGCTGGCCCTGGGTGGCGCCTTTCTCTCCACCACGCGGGGCAGTCCGGTGGTGATCAGCACCAACCTTGAACGGCTGCCGATGGTGATTGACGGTTACCGGGCGGTGGAGGATCGTTTTCCGCAGGCGGTCTACGACGAGTTGAACGCCGACAAGCATGTCTACCGCCACTACAGCGATGCTGAAGGCCACCAGGTGACTCTCTACATCGGGTATTACGGCACCGCCAAGGGAGGACGCACCGGGCACAATCCCTATGCCTGCCTGCCGGGGGCGGGGTGGGCCATTCTCGACTCCGGAAAAGAATCACTGGAACAGCCGGGCGTGGATGGCGGCGGTCCGCAGCAGGTGCGGGTGAATTACATCCTGGCCGGCAAGGATGGTCGTTATGAAACGGTGCTGCACTGGTACCAGACCGACCGGGACAAGGTTCTGGCAACCGGTTTCGAGCAGAACATCCAGCGGTTTCTGGGCCGGGTGCTGCGGAATCGCAATGACGGCGCATTTGTGCGCATCACCACCTCCTGCGACGAAGCAGGGATCGCCGAGGCGAAGAGGCTGACCCGGGGATTCGCCGAGAAGATCCTGGCGCTGCTCCCCGCTTACTGGCCGGAAGAGGGCTGA
- a CDS encoding formyl transferase produces the protein MKPLRIVILVSEDRSDIYFANRLAERFPVAGIFVETQYGNTPTSLAARLKKGLGYAVSPGRLAARFAERKILRDYGQLAHDAWLSTCGRTETLEAIPENCRIVRTRGVRDINDPLYVRQIASLRPDLIAVCGCSILGPEILAIPPLGVLNLHGGLSQHYRGVWTTLWAVHNEEPEYVGATVHYVSSGIDDGDIIFQGRPVICPGDNPETLYAKVVRLGVRMMNRAIADVRDGRVVRHPLERKGTLYFNRQVTPAVLKSALAKIDRGLIDHYLAEKAQRDEPVIQTMYGHFQSDPHLGRPLSTVSSVEWAAARKGTRPCVSG, from the coding sequence ATGAAGCCATTGAGAATCGTCATCCTGGTCAGTGAAGACCGGTCCGACATCTACTTCGCCAACCGATTGGCCGAACGTTTTCCGGTGGCGGGTATTTTTGTCGAAACCCAGTATGGAAACACGCCGACGTCCCTGGCTGCGAGACTGAAGAAGGGGCTGGGATACGCGGTTTCTCCCGGCAGGTTGGCGGCCAGGTTCGCGGAACGAAAAATCCTCAGGGATTATGGCCAACTCGCCCATGACGCCTGGCTTTCCACCTGCGGCAGGACGGAAACCCTGGAAGCGATTCCGGAGAACTGCCGCATTGTCCGCACCCGGGGCGTCAGGGATATCAATGATCCACTCTACGTCCGGCAGATCGCATCCCTGCGTCCCGATCTTATCGCCGTCTGCGGTTGTTCGATCCTCGGACCGGAGATTCTCGCCATTCCTCCCCTGGGGGTTCTGAATCTGCACGGCGGTCTGTCGCAACATTATCGCGGCGTCTGGACCACGCTCTGGGCGGTTCATAACGAAGAACCGGAATATGTCGGGGCGACGGTTCACTATGTCAGTTCCGGCATTGATGACGGAGACATCATTTTTCAGGGTCGGCCGGTGATCTGCCCGGGTGACAACCCGGAAACCCTTTACGCCAAGGTTGTCCGGCTGGGAGTGCGGATGATGAACCGCGCCATCGCGGATGTCCGGGACGGGAGGGTTGTACGCCACCCGCTGGAGCGCAAGGGGACCCTGTACTTCAATCGGCAGGTCACGCCGGCTGTTTTGAAATCCGCCCTGGCCAAGATCGATCGCGGCCTTATCGATCACTATCTCGCCGAAAAGGCGCAGCGTGACGAACCGGTGATTCAAACGATGTACGGGCATTTTCAGTCCGATCCGCATCTTGGCCGTCCGCTGTCGACGGTGTCGTCGGTGGAGTGGGCGGCAGCACGGAAGGGGACACGGCCATGCGTATCCGGATAG
- a CDS encoding XrtA system polysaccharide deacetylase — MANYLSIDVEDYFQVAAFEKVSPPGSWPQRELRVRENTDRILQMLDQAEVKATFFVLGWIAERCRELVETIAAEGHEVASHGYWHQRVGTRDRTLFRQDVVRSKHLLEDLTGRPVLGYRAPSYSISPQTAWAFDELYQAGYGYDSSIFPVRHDLYGFRDFPRFASRLTRSREGVWSVGGDTADAGDGALLEIPITTLRYAERNIPIAGGGYFRLHPYAFTRWGLNHINRVERKPFVFYLHPWELDPEQPRIGGAGWKSHIRHYLNLGKTEGRFRRLLRDFSFTPMREALAL, encoded by the coding sequence ATGGCGAATTACCTGAGCATTGATGTCGAGGATTACTTCCAGGTGGCGGCCTTTGAAAAGGTGTCGCCGCCCGGCTCCTGGCCGCAGCGGGAATTGCGTGTCCGGGAGAATACCGACAGGATTCTGCAGATGCTCGACCAGGCGGAGGTCAAGGCTACTTTTTTTGTCCTCGGCTGGATCGCCGAACGTTGCCGGGAGTTGGTCGAAACAATCGCCGCCGAAGGACACGAAGTGGCCAGCCATGGTTACTGGCATCAGCGCGTCGGCACCCGGGACCGGACACTGTTTCGTCAGGACGTGGTCCGCAGCAAACACCTGCTGGAGGATCTCACCGGTCGTCCGGTACTTGGCTATCGCGCGCCGAGCTACTCGATTTCACCGCAGACCGCCTGGGCGTTCGATGAGCTTTACCAGGCGGGCTATGGCTATGATTCCAGTATTTTCCCGGTGCGGCACGATCTTTACGGCTTTCGTGATTTTCCGCGCTTCGCCAGCCGGTTGACGCGCAGCCGGGAGGGCGTCTGGTCGGTCGGCGGTGACACGGCGGATGCCGGTGACGGCGCGCTGCTGGAAATTCCCATCACCACTCTCCGCTATGCCGAACGCAACATCCCGATCGCCGGGGGAGGGTATTTCCGGCTCCATCCCTATGCCTTCACCCGCTGGGGGCTGAACCATATCAATCGGGTCGAGCGCAAACCGTTCGTGTTCTATCTCCATCCCTGGGAACTCGACCCGGAACAGCCGCGTATCGGCGGTGCGGGATGGAAAAGTCATATCAGGCATTACCTGAACCTGGGAAAAACCGAAGGTCGCTTTCGTCGTCTGCTGCGGGATTTCAGCTTTACTCCGATGCGCGAAGCTCTGGCCCTCTGA
- a CDS encoding exosortase/archaeosortase family protein, producing the protein MGNRTRTAILLILLAAVFYPVYPELFSAWIHQADSSHGLLVPLVSLYFVWTCRERLKQAETSSSAAGLVLLSVSLIVYLLALVGDIAVVARAMIVFSLAGLVLYLYGGKVFRILAFPLFFLLFMVPVPVSIIGLVALPLQTLATMISSSLIQLCSIPVLREGNMLYFVQTQLEVAEACSGIRSIVALIMLGTVFVYFSKLGTTRKIILLCSAVPVAMVANILRISGTGILAHFYGDQVARGFLHEFSGLAVFMFGLLVLGMENVLLSRGLRFWRPRFMDGGER; encoded by the coding sequence GTGGGAAACAGAACCAGAACAGCTATCCTCCTGATCCTTCTGGCGGCGGTGTTCTACCCGGTTTATCCGGAGTTGTTCTCCGCCTGGATTCATCAGGCCGACAGTTCTCACGGGCTGCTGGTGCCGTTGGTGTCGCTGTACTTTGTCTGGACCTGTCGTGAGCGTCTGAAACAGGCTGAGACGTCCAGTTCGGCAGCCGGGCTGGTGTTGCTGTCGGTGAGCCTGATCGTCTATCTGCTGGCCCTGGTGGGGGATATCGCGGTTGTCGCCCGGGCGATGATCGTCTTCTCCCTGGCGGGACTGGTGCTCTACCTGTACGGCGGAAAGGTTTTCCGGATTCTCGCCTTTCCCCTGTTTTTCCTGCTGTTCATGGTACCGGTTCCGGTTTCGATCATCGGCCTGGTCGCTCTGCCGCTGCAGACGCTGGCGACGATGATCTCCTCGTCCCTGATCCAGTTGTGTTCAATCCCGGTTTTGCGGGAAGGGAACATGCTTTATTTCGTCCAGACCCAGCTGGAGGTGGCGGAGGCCTGCAGCGGCATCCGCTCGATTGTCGCGCTGATCATGCTGGGTACCGTTTTCGTCTACTTCTCGAAATTGGGGACGACCCGCAAGATCATTCTTCTCTGTTCGGCGGTTCCTGTCGCCATGGTTGCCAACATCCTGCGCATCAGCGGGACCGGCATTCTCGCGCATTTTTATGGTGACCAGGTGGCGCGGGGATTCCTGCACGAGTTTTCCGGTCTGGCGGTGTTTATGTTCGGGCTGCTGGTGCTGGGGATGGAAAATGTTCTGCTCAGCAGGGGGCTGAGGTTCTGGCGGCCGAGGTTCATGGACGGGGGGGAAAGATGA
- a CDS encoding FemAB family XrtA/PEP-CTERM system-associated protein: MRIRIARESDREGWDNYVLAHPEGVAYHRFAWQEAVQRAYGFPAHYLLAEVEGQVRGVLPLIAFKQPFRSPRLVSLPYCDLGGVLADDRETASALVGAALRSAEQIGADGVEIRMTDETGRMETPGAKVRMVMDLPDSAERLLAGFKAKLRSQVKKPARDGLRAELGGAGLVAPFYRVFAENMRALGSPVHSRGWLDAVVAGYGEQCRVGLVTTADGTVAAGGIMLLHGRTVSIPWASALRRYNSLNPNMLLYWTFLAYAADHGFRCFDFGRSTPDSGTFRFKRQWGARPVPIARVHYGVDGKSVRQATPGGAARGVAGALWQKIPRPVCNRLGPVLRRCISL; encoded by the coding sequence ATGCGTATCCGGATAGCCCGGGAATCTGATCGCGAAGGATGGGACAACTATGTGCTGGCCCATCCCGAGGGGGTCGCCTATCACCGTTTCGCCTGGCAGGAGGCGGTGCAGCGGGCCTACGGGTTCCCCGCCCATTATCTGCTGGCAGAGGTGGAGGGGCAGGTGAGGGGGGTGCTGCCGCTGATCGCCTTCAAACAGCCGTTCCGCAGTCCGCGCCTGGTTTCCCTGCCCTACTGTGATCTCGGCGGGGTGCTGGCCGATGACCGGGAAACCGCGTCCGCCCTGGTCGGGGCGGCTCTGCGGAGTGCGGAACAAATCGGCGCCGACGGGGTCGAGATCAGGATGACGGACGAGACGGGGCGGATGGAGACGCCTGGCGCGAAGGTACGCATGGTCATGGACCTGCCCGACAGCGCGGAGCGGTTGCTCGCCGGTTTCAAGGCCAAGCTTCGCAGCCAGGTGAAAAAGCCCGCGCGTGACGGCTTGCGGGCCGAACTCGGCGGGGCCGGGCTGGTGGCCCCCTTTTACCGGGTTTTCGCTGAAAACATGAGGGCTCTCGGCTCGCCGGTCCATAGCCGGGGCTGGCTGGACGCGGTCGTTGCAGGGTATGGCGAGCAGTGCCGGGTCGGCCTGGTGACCACCGCCGATGGAACGGTCGCGGCGGGCGGCATCATGCTGCTGCATGGACGAACCGTATCGATCCCCTGGGCTTCGGCGCTGCGCCGCTACAACAGCTTGAATCCCAATATGCTGCTCTACTGGACCTTCCTCGCCTACGCCGCGGACCATGGTTTCCGCTGTTTTGATTTCGGTCGTTCAACCCCGGATTCGGGGACGTTCAGGTTCAAACGGCAGTGGGGGGCACGCCCGGTGCCGATCGCCCGGGTGCATTACGGCGTTGACGGCAAAAGCGTCCGGCAGGCGACGCCCGGCGGGGCCGCGCGCGGGGTGGCCGGGGCGCTCTGGCAGAAAATTCCGCGCCCGGTCTGTAATCGTCTTGGACCGGTGTTGAGACGCTGCATCAGTCTGTAG
- a CDS encoding DegT/DnrJ/EryC1/StrS family aminotransferase, whose protein sequence is MRIGRTLPPAAAPLRWKHIVAGLNGWRRGADEVRRFENEIRSFFDVPCCFLLSSGKAALTLILEALKALHAERDEVLIPAFCCYSVPSAIIRAGLKVRFCDLDPETLDFDFALLAPKLNNPRLLAVVSVHQFGAPARVAELLSLAAGTGVTVIEDAAQGFGGYQRDQKLGTLAPVALFSLGRGKALSTVEGGVILTRDASLARVIRRRAATLPAYRPGEMLRLLVYAVALVLLLKPSRFWLPRSLPFLKLGETRFDPDFKIRKLSAFQAGLARGWRSRIARLRRVRAVNSCHWAEILDVSGGRHFGSVRVNDMPAFLRFPWRIDDPEQRARLLRRSFEKGLGIAATYPAPVTGVPELMTDNRGEGCPVAERLCRTLVTLPVHNLMTPRDLANIESNIEAFAKKHQTFEPVTEGGHRRRSPEWETEPEQLSS, encoded by the coding sequence ATGAGAATCGGACGCACTTTGCCACCGGCCGCCGCACCGCTGAGGTGGAAACATATTGTCGCCGGCTTGAACGGCTGGCGTCGGGGTGCGGATGAAGTGCGGCGTTTCGAGAATGAAATCCGTTCCTTTTTCGATGTGCCTTGCTGTTTTCTTTTGTCCTCCGGCAAGGCGGCGCTGACCCTCATCCTGGAAGCGTTGAAGGCGTTGCACGCGGAGAGGGACGAGGTGTTGATTCCGGCTTTCTGCTGTTACTCGGTCCCTTCGGCCATCATTCGGGCGGGGCTCAAGGTCAGGTTCTGCGACCTCGATCCCGAAACCCTGGATTTTGATTTTGCCTTGCTGGCGCCGAAGTTGAACAACCCGCGACTGCTGGCGGTGGTTTCCGTCCATCAGTTCGGGGCTCCGGCCCGCGTCGCCGAGCTGCTCAGCCTGGCGGCGGGAACGGGGGTCACCGTTATCGAAGATGCCGCCCAGGGTTTCGGCGGATACCAGCGGGATCAGAAGCTCGGCACCCTGGCCCCGGTGGCCCTGTTCAGCCTGGGCCGGGGCAAGGCCCTGTCGACCGTTGAAGGAGGGGTCATTCTCACCCGCGACGCGTCTCTTGCCCGGGTGATCCGTCGTCGGGCGGCAACGCTTCCAGCCTATCGACCGGGCGAAATGCTGCGGCTGCTCGTCTACGCGGTGGCGCTGGTGCTTCTGCTGAAACCGTCCCGTTTCTGGTTGCCGCGTTCCCTGCCTTTCCTGAAGTTGGGTGAAACCCGTTTCGACCCGGATTTCAAGATCCGGAAGCTGTCCGCGTTTCAGGCCGGTCTCGCGCGGGGATGGCGGTCGCGCATTGCCCGGCTGCGGCGGGTCCGTGCGGTCAACTCCTGTCACTGGGCGGAGATCCTGGATGTTTCGGGAGGGCGGCATTTCGGTTCCGTCCGGGTCAATGACATGCCCGCTTTTCTCCGCTTTCCCTGGCGGATCGACGATCCCGAGCAACGGGCCCGGCTGTTGCGGCGCAGTTTTGAAAAGGGCCTGGGAATCGCCGCAACCTACCCGGCTCCGGTCACCGGCGTTCCGGAACTGATGACCGATAACCGGGGTGAAGGCTGTCCGGTGGCAGAGCGGCTCTGCCGGACGCTGGTCACCCTGCCGGTTCACAACCTGATGACGCCACGGGATCTGGCGAACATTGAGTCCAACATTGAAGCCTTCGCAAAGAAGCATCAAACTTTTGAACCGGTGACCGAAGGAGGTCATCGGAGGCGGAGTCCCGAGTGGGAAACAGAACCAGAACAGCTATCCTCCTGA
- a CDS encoding XrtA/PEP-CTERM system-associated ATPase: MYEQFFHLQCKPFELVPNPAFFYLSRTHRKALSYLEYGIRERAGFVLLTGEVGSGKTTLIHNILSRLEGEIVTARVFNTRVDPTQLLTMINEDFGLSVENRQKIDLLRDLNEFLVSQYAERRQPVLIIDEAQNLSPDSLEEIRLLSNLEAVDRKLLQIVLVGQPELKTIIRRPELRQLRQRINISCHLGPLNEKETEEYFFHRLECAGNAAAVTLPGGAFSRIHRRTDGLPRLVNIVGDYLLLAAFTEGDADLNIELIDEVLADLADGVTFAGSCECVAGTVDADDCHNRLNTLEKMIGKSENADRERGSIQERLLKHENILRKVISGQREQLAGLHTELEKVCLRMEGIEDRLDRVLKLQDRERGAHKDRARTLLAKLSG; this comes from the coding sequence ATGTATGAGCAGTTTTTTCACCTGCAGTGCAAGCCCTTTGAACTGGTGCCCAATCCGGCTTTTTTCTACCTCAGCCGGACCCATCGCAAAGCGCTCAGTTATCTCGAATACGGCATTCGGGAACGGGCCGGTTTCGTGTTGTTGACGGGAGAAGTCGGTTCCGGCAAGACCACCCTGATTCACAATATTCTCAGTCGGCTTGAGGGGGAAATCGTCACCGCGCGGGTGTTCAACACCCGTGTCGATCCGACCCAGTTGCTGACCATGATCAACGAGGACTTCGGGCTGTCGGTTGAGAACCGGCAGAAAATCGACCTGTTGCGTGATCTCAACGAATTCCTGGTTTCTCAGTACGCTGAACGCCGGCAACCGGTGTTGATCATTGACGAGGCGCAGAATCTGTCTCCCGACAGTCTCGAAGAAATACGCCTGCTTTCCAACCTGGAGGCGGTCGACCGAAAATTGCTGCAGATCGTTCTGGTCGGCCAGCCTGAGCTGAAGACCATCATCCGCCGTCCCGAACTCAGGCAATTGCGCCAGCGGATCAACATCAGCTGTCACCTCGGACCGCTCAACGAGAAGGAAACGGAAGAATATTTTTTCCACCGGCTGGAGTGCGCCGGCAACGCCGCCGCGGTCACCCTGCCGGGCGGTGCCTTCAGCCGCATTCATCGGCGTACCGACGGGTTGCCGCGTCTGGTGAATATTGTCGGGGATTATCTGTTGCTGGCCGCCTTTACCGAGGGGGACGCCGATCTCAACATCGAACTGATCGACGAGGTTCTTGCCGACCTGGCGGACGGTGTGACTTTTGCCGGTTCCTGCGAGTGTGTTGCCGGAACGGTTGATGCCGATGACTGTCATAACCGCCTGAACACCCTGGAAAAAATGATTGGAAAGTCGGAGAACGCTGACAGGGAGCGGGGCTCGATTCAGGAAAGATTGCTGAAACACGAAAATATCCTTCGCAAGGTCATCTCCGGGCAACGGGAACAGCTGGCCGGACTGCACACCGAGCTGGAAAAAGTCTGTCTGCGCATGGAAGGAATCGAGGACCGGCTCGACCGGGTGCTGAAACTCCAGGACCGGGAACGGGGCGCGCACAAGGATCGTGCCCGGACATTACTGGCCAAATTAAGCGGTTGA